From a region of the Candidatus Zixiibacteriota bacterium genome:
- a CDS encoding sugar phosphate nucleotidyltransferase, translated as MLYSVIMAGGRGERFWPLSRIEKPKQFLRLLSDKMLLEETIDRITPLVPIENIRIVTSRSMENLIYDAIEGIDHKNILAEPFGRNTCAAVGLAAVHLLKEDPEANLIVLAADHLIKPADRLIDILREGTALTAAEDYLITMGIVPTRAETGYGYIKLGNEFDYKGRHHIYHVSAFTEKPRLAVAKEYYFSGHYLWNSGMFIWSAAAFMRAIEKYQPEMAHLFEEYKQYIGTEREMSARTELYERINSISVDFAIMEKAENVLTIKADIVWDDVGDWNSLQRNREQDSDNNVMIGEAVTLESFETTVYNDAEGLVACVGVSDLVIVRSGEITLVVHKSKAQSIKQLLVKLAENENYKKYL; from the coding sequence GTGCTCTATAGTGTGATTATGGCGGGTGGGCGCGGTGAACGTTTTTGGCCGCTCTCACGAATAGAAAAACCGAAGCAGTTTCTCCGATTACTCTCGGACAAAATGCTGCTCGAAGAAACGATTGATCGCATCACTCCTCTGGTGCCGATTGAGAATATCCGTATCGTGACGTCACGGTCGATGGAAAACCTCATCTATGATGCGATTGAAGGGATCGATCATAAAAACATTCTCGCGGAGCCTTTCGGGCGCAATACCTGTGCCGCTGTAGGGCTGGCGGCTGTGCATCTGCTGAAAGAGGATCCTGAGGCCAACCTGATCGTGCTGGCTGCGGATCATCTGATCAAACCGGCTGATCGTTTGATCGATATCCTGCGTGAAGGAACGGCTTTGACGGCGGCCGAGGATTACCTGATCACAATGGGGATCGTACCGACTCGGGCCGAAACCGGCTATGGGTACATCAAACTCGGGAATGAGTTCGATTACAAGGGTCGTCATCATATTTATCATGTCTCGGCGTTTACCGAAAAGCCGCGTCTGGCAGTGGCCAAGGAGTATTATTTTTCAGGGCATTATCTCTGGAACAGCGGCATGTTTATCTGGTCGGCGGCGGCGTTTATGCGCGCTATAGAAAAATACCAACCGGAGATGGCGCATCTCTTCGAGGAGTATAAGCAGTATATCGGAACCGAACGAGAAATGTCGGCACGCACCGAGTTGTACGAACGGATCAACTCGATTTCAGTCGATTTCGCGATCATGGAGAAAGCTGAAAATGTGCTGACGATCAAGGCGGATATTGTCTGGGATGATGTCGGCGACTGGAACTCCCTGCAGCGAAACCGAGAACAGGACAGCGACAACAACGTCATGATCGGCGAAGCGGTGACATTGGAATCTTTCGAGACGACCGTTTATAACGATGCCGAAGGTCTGGTTGCATGTGTCGGTGTGTCCGATCTGGTCATAGTGCGTTCAGGGGAGATTACCCTGGTTGTGCACAAATCGAAGGCTCAGAGTATTAAGCAGTTATTGGTGAAGTTGGCGGAGAATGAAAATTATAAGAAATATCTGTAG